A region of Alkalinema sp. FACHB-956 DNA encodes the following proteins:
- a CDS encoding DUF3153 domain-containing protein — protein MSRLKAAIAPLLRPLRLLSTLCLIGFCLTGCVDYQLGIAFDSPNKGTVTQTIHLEGLGTAAAQSWLSQLETQTRNVRGQMKRLSRQDVAISIPFSSAKDLEQKFNQFFTPFANPATTADRSALPEIVSNLQVKQSNLLLFERDRLAFDVDLTALSLPETGSETLLNPEQMFDLSIGVTGPWGAGGQKSTPIAQGGKAGAKGATWQLQSGKKNHIEAVLWMPMPLGWGTVLIAGLVAGGIYYRKQQIG, from the coding sequence ATGTCTCGTTTAAAAGCTGCGATCGCACCTCTGTTGCGCCCCTTGCGTCTCCTCAGCACATTGTGTTTAATCGGTTTCTGTCTGACGGGCTGTGTGGACTATCAACTGGGCATTGCCTTTGACAGCCCCAACAAAGGTACGGTGACCCAAACCATTCATCTGGAGGGGTTGGGTACGGCAGCAGCGCAATCATGGCTCAGCCAATTGGAGACCCAAACCCGAAACGTTCGGGGACAAATGAAGCGATTATCCCGCCAGGATGTGGCCATTTCCATTCCGTTTAGTAGTGCCAAGGATCTGGAGCAAAAATTCAACCAATTTTTCACCCCTTTTGCTAACCCTGCGACCACCGCAGACCGTTCTGCACTGCCGGAAATTGTGTCTAACTTGCAGGTGAAGCAAAGCAATTTGTTGTTATTTGAGCGCGATCGCTTGGCATTTGATGTCGATTTGACCGCCTTAAGCTTGCCAGAAACGGGCAGTGAGACCTTACTCAACCCGGAACAAATGTTTGATCTATCGATCGGCGTTACCGGGCCTTGGGGAGCAGGGGGGCAAAAATCAACGCCCATTGCCCAGGGGGGGAAAGCGGGTGCCAAAGGTGCAACCTGGCAATTGCAATCTGGCAAAAAGAATCACATTGAAGCCGTCCTGTGGATGCCGATGCCCTTGGGCTGGGGAACGGTGCTGATTGCGGGATTAGTGGCCGGTGGCATTTACTATCGCAAGCAGCAGATTGGATAA
- a CDS encoding AI-2E family transporter, with product MASPSRDLQRLLFLGLLIPIGALNVFILGWLINYFRHLVTLVTISAILAFLLDYPVRFFERIRIRRVPAVLIVLLIAVAIFAIVGLTLIPIVVSQMSQLFKNIPDWLNASRHNVEMLDLWAKSRNLPIDLDGVSLRLSSQIENQLKDLAPQALGLALGTVSGFIDTILVIVLASYMLLYGEELWTGLMNLLPPKFATPFSSSLRLNFHNFFLSQVALALFMVVTLIPIFFGLQVPFALLFALLIGIAELIPFIGAALGIGLVSLLVLFQDFWLAFWVAVSATILQQIRDNLIAPKLMGDFTGLNPIWIIISLLIGLQVGGLLGVFIAVPIAGTIKCTIDALLGLNAPTILVDRLQPTGEIGQDLNSIDERS from the coding sequence ATGGCCAGTCCTTCCCGCGACTTGCAGCGATTATTATTTTTGGGGTTACTAATCCCGATCGGTGCATTAAACGTATTCATTTTGGGATGGCTGATCAATTACTTCCGCCACCTTGTTACCTTAGTCACCATCTCAGCGATTTTGGCCTTTCTGCTGGACTATCCCGTTCGTTTTTTTGAGCGAATTCGTATCCGGCGAGTGCCCGCTGTGCTGATTGTGCTGTTAATTGCGGTGGCCATCTTCGCGATCGTTGGGTTGACGCTGATTCCGATCGTCGTCAGCCAAATGAGCCAACTCTTCAAGAACATTCCGGATTGGCTCAATGCGAGTCGTCACAATGTGGAAATGCTCGATCTATGGGCCAAAAGTCGCAACTTGCCCATCGACCTGGATGGTGTGAGTCTTCGGTTAAGCAGCCAGATTGAAAATCAGTTGAAGGACTTGGCCCCGCAAGCCCTAGGGCTTGCCCTGGGAACCGTCTCGGGGTTTATTGACACGATTTTAGTGATTGTTCTGGCCTCCTACATGCTGCTGTATGGGGAAGAATTATGGACAGGACTGATGAATTTGCTGCCGCCTAAATTTGCAACTCCCTTTAGTTCTTCTTTGCGGCTAAATTTCCATAATTTTTTTCTCAGTCAGGTCGCCCTCGCCCTGTTTATGGTGGTGACCTTGATTCCCATCTTTTTTGGATTGCAAGTTCCTTTTGCATTGCTGTTTGCGTTGTTGATTGGAATTGCCGAGTTGATTCCATTTATTGGGGCTGCCTTAGGCATTGGGCTAGTGAGTTTATTAGTGCTATTTCAAGATTTCTGGCTGGCTTTCTGGGTCGCTGTTTCAGCCACAATTTTGCAGCAAATTCGCGACAATTTAATTGCACCTAAATTGATGGGAGATTTTACGGGACTCAATCCCATTTGGATCATTATTTCTTTATTAATTGGCTTGCAAGTAGGGGGGCTGCTAGGGGTATTTATTGCAGTCCCGATCGCAGGAACCATTAAATGTACGATCGATGCCCTACTCGGTCTAAATGCACCCACAATTCTTGTAGATCGGCTGCAACCCACAGGAGAGATCGGGCAAGATCTCAATTCCATCGATGAAAGGTCATAA
- a CDS encoding beta-galactosidase — MTLLPSRSTRRNLLLASAASLFPLAFQGSARANLTPMLNRSKRPPYVGTTFSQLQCSYMGLDVRKTFQEICKLGLDRIRLCAYWNEIQPQENQLNFSQLDWFLEQCHDRNIDVVLAVGMKVPRWPEFHFPQWVSDRYETGAGNQPLDQRSPAVAELALNFVNAVVNHCRYAPAIKYWQVENEPFTQLEIAGGRFLSPEFVSREVALVRSRLWGQQRIFLTNAIHLPSPKREEDEPAFLNSLVTGDAIGFNVYTKVPAGNSGAYLEPTPEFWQQLQQWQNRIQASNREAWIAEAQAEPWEPQKLVAMDQPHYPSATPNRMRSLVHTLATMNYNTVLLWGCEYWYWQRLNNRNLWWWTVQQILQSPKV, encoded by the coding sequence GTGACTTTATTACCTTCTCGATCGACCCGACGAAACCTTCTACTGGCGAGTGCTGCCAGTCTGTTCCCCTTGGCTTTCCAGGGTTCAGCCCGTGCTAACCTGACGCCTATGTTGAATCGCAGCAAAAGACCTCCCTATGTAGGTACGACCTTTAGCCAGTTGCAATGCAGCTACATGGGGTTGGATGTTCGGAAAACCTTTCAGGAAATTTGCAAACTTGGCCTCGATCGCATTCGTCTCTGTGCCTATTGGAATGAAATTCAACCCCAGGAAAATCAGTTGAACTTTTCCCAACTCGACTGGTTTCTAGAACAATGCCACGATCGCAACATTGATGTAGTGTTAGCCGTGGGCATGAAAGTTCCCCGCTGGCCGGAGTTCCACTTTCCCCAATGGGTGAGCGATCGCTATGAAACGGGAGCTGGCAATCAACCGCTAGATCAACGGAGTCCCGCCGTAGCAGAATTGGCTCTGAACTTTGTGAATGCGGTGGTGAATCACTGCCGCTATGCCCCTGCCATCAAATACTGGCAAGTGGAAAACGAGCCGTTTACCCAATTGGAAATTGCCGGAGGACGCTTCCTGAGTCCGGAATTTGTCAGTCGAGAAGTAGCCCTAGTACGATCGCGCCTCTGGGGTCAGCAACGCATTTTCCTCACAAACGCCATTCATCTCCCCAGCCCCAAGCGAGAGGAAGATGAACCCGCGTTTCTCAACAGTCTGGTGACGGGAGACGCGATCGGGTTTAACGTCTACACCAAAGTGCCAGCAGGCAATTCGGGAGCCTATTTAGAGCCAACCCCCGAATTTTGGCAGCAGTTGCAACAATGGCAAAATCGCATTCAAGCGTCCAACCGCGAAGCTTGGATTGCAGAAGCCCAGGCAGAACCCTGGGAACCGCAGAAATTGGTTGCCATGGATCAGCCCCACTATCCCAGTGCAACCCCCAACCGGATGCGATCGTTGGTACATACCCTGGCCACCATGAACTACAACACCGTTCTGCTGTGGGGCTGTGAATATTGGTATTGGCAACGGCTGAATAACCGCAATCTTTGGTGGTGGACCGTACAGCAAATTCTCCAGTCGCCGAAAGTTTGA
- a CDS encoding NAD(P)/FAD-dependent oxidoreductase, whose product MTDTPARQRVVIIGGGFGGLYTAKALGSTQFEVTLIDKRNFHLFQPLLYQVATGTLSPADISSPLRAIVSKHKNVRVLMDEAIDIDPVAQKVILQSQEIEYDKLVVATGASHHYFGNDQWKDVAPGLKTIEDAIEMRRRIFSAFEAAEKETDPALRRAWLTFVIVGAGPAGVELAGAIADLAFKTMKDDFHHIDPTETQVILLEGLDRVLPPYPPELSQKAHVALDRLGVNVQVSTRVTNIEDGAVTVLQGETSKTIPAKTVLWAAGVKASPIGKVLEERAGATLDRVGRVMVQPDLSLESQPNIYVIGDLANFSHQGEKPLPGVAAVAMQEGEYVSDLLQAQAKGATLPAFKYTDLGSMAVIGDNEAVVDMGFIKFSGFFAWLAWVVVHIYYLIEVDNKIVVMTQWAWNYFTRSRGARIITGTDLQAVSDPGDNSVDRTEEKVPALSGK is encoded by the coding sequence ATTGGTGGTGGCTTTGGGGGACTCTACACCGCAAAAGCGCTGGGCAGTACCCAATTTGAAGTCACCCTGATTGATAAGCGGAACTTTCACCTTTTCCAACCGCTGCTCTATCAAGTGGCAACGGGAACCTTGTCTCCAGCGGATATTTCTTCACCGCTGCGGGCGATCGTCAGCAAGCACAAAAATGTGCGGGTATTGATGGATGAGGCGATCGACATTGACCCCGTGGCCCAAAAGGTGATCTTGCAAAGCCAAGAAATCGAGTATGACAAGCTGGTTGTGGCCACAGGAGCCAGCCACCACTATTTTGGTAATGATCAGTGGAAGGATGTGGCACCGGGCTTGAAGACGATCGAAGATGCGATCGAAATGCGACGGCGGATCTTTTCAGCCTTTGAAGCAGCGGAAAAGGAAACTGATCCAGCGTTGCGGCGGGCTTGGTTGACCTTTGTGATTGTGGGTGCGGGGCCTGCGGGGGTGGAACTGGCCGGAGCGATCGCCGATCTGGCCTTTAAGACGATGAAGGATGACTTCCACCACATCGATCCGACCGAAACCCAAGTGATTCTGCTGGAAGGGCTCGATCGAGTCTTACCGCCCTATCCGCCAGAATTGTCTCAGAAGGCACATGTTGCGTTGGATCGCTTGGGCGTGAATGTGCAAGTCAGCACCCGCGTGACCAATATTGAAGATGGCGCAGTGACGGTTCTGCAAGGCGAAACCTCCAAGACAATTCCTGCCAAAACAGTCCTGTGGGCCGCAGGCGTGAAAGCCTCTCCGATCGGCAAAGTCTTGGAAGAACGGGCTGGCGCAACCCTCGATCGGGTGGGGCGGGTGATGGTGCAGCCCGATCTCAGTCTGGAGTCCCAGCCCAATATTTATGTGATTGGCGACTTGGCTAATTTTTCCCACCAAGGAGAGAAGCCTTTGCCGGGTGTGGCAGCGGTGGCGATGCAGGAAGGCGAATATGTCTCCGATCTATTGCAAGCCCAAGCGAAAGGAGCAACTTTACCCGCGTTTAAGTACACCGATTTGGGCAGTATGGCCGTCATTGGCGATAACGAAGCGGTAGTAGACATGGGCTTTATCAAGTTCTCCGGCTTCTTTGCTTGGCTAGCCTGGGTTGTGGTTCACATTTACTACCTCATCGAAGTCGATAACAAGATTGTTGTAATGACCCAGTGGGCTTGGAACTACTTCACCCGCAGCCGTGGGGCACGGATTATTACCGGAACCGATTTACAAGCAGTGTCTGACCCTGGGGATAATTCTGTAGATCGTACGGAGGAGAAAGTCCCTGCCCTGTCTGGGAAGTAA